The sequence below is a genomic window from Corvus cornix cornix isolate S_Up_H32 chromosome 1, ASM73873v5, whole genome shotgun sequence.
AGGGGGTACTGAAGGAGGACTGGGAAGCTGAGGAGAATGTTGCACATCTTGCTTAATATAATGGGTGAAGATTCTGCCAGTTTCTCTCTTACACAGAgtgctttatttatttcccagatGGCTGTCATGATATACACTAAAATGAATATCTTTGTCCAGCAGAAGCTCTGGAATGTGAAGAATATTGCAACAATATTCTGCACCAGCACAAGCTGGGGGTGACCTGCTGGGGAAAAGCTCTGTGGAGAAgcacctgggggtcctggtggacaatgAGCTGTGCCTGACCAGCAGAGCGCAGAAGGccagtggtgtcctggggtgcagtgggaagagcattcccagcaggtcagggttatcctgcccctgtgcccagccctgggggcaccTCTGgggtgctgtgcccagctctggctcctcagcccagcagggccagggagctcctggagcggggccggcggaggctgcgcagctgaaggaagggcctggagcagctccgtgcccagcacaggctgagggagccggggctgctcagcctcgagaggagccccagctgagaggggccctcagccctggctgtccctggctgcagggagggctcagggcagggcccgggctctgctccggggcccggcagcggcaccagagccacgggcagggcctgagcccggGCAAtttgccctgcccaggaggcagaactgctgccctgggcagggccagccctgagcagattggccacagaggctctgggctctcctccctggggatattccagagccatctggacacagccctgtgctctggaatGGCCGTGCTGGAGCCACCGTGGGAGGTGGAACCAGAAGACCCAGCATGGtgccttccagcctgacccattctATGAGTCTGTGATATTCTGGGAAAAGAGCCCCATTGTGGAAGATTGACATGACTGTGGAGGGAATCAGCATCATCCGTGGACCTGACCTGTGTGTTGGGTTTTCTCGTTTGTGTCTGCCTCAGCCACACAGATGAATGTGACCGGGCTTACAGAAAGTGAACACAACAAGGGCACAGATGGAAACAGAAATCTCTGTGAAAAACAGTATCTTTAGTCCTCCTGAAACCTGCAGGCAAGTTATTCCtaaagtttttgttttggtatgCACACAAATATGAagtgaaaataaaccaaatctGACCTTTTCTTTTTGGAGATTATCTGGCAGCTTGAAGCCTTTGGCAGCTATAAAAACCCAGCTTGACCTGAACtttatattctttatttctgtacttCCCAGTTCTTCTACTAATTTTTTGGCGTCATCTTTCAACCTAGGAGAACATAGTGAAAAAAATAAGTGTTAAAAATTCAGGATgtgaaaaatgatgaaaaatatcATGGCTGATTCATGCTTTACATTCAGCATTAAGCctgcagaagcaaaaataagatttaaataGTCCTGAGAGCTGTGGTAGTAGCATGACATTGAATTCACAGAGAATTGAATTTAtcaatgtttttccttctcagtaAGTTCCTGATGTTAATACAACAGCATAGTAACAGcatagcagaaagaaaaatgtatctcAAAAACTACCTGATGTTTCAACAGAACAAAGGACAAGGGCATTAAACATGGATTAAGTCTTTTCCTGGACAATTATCATATCATGAGCTTAGCTAAAAACCCTTGAGATTCAAAAGCACCTGAATAATCAGGTTAAATGTAATAAGGAACCTAAACTAGAGACATCATAATTGGGGGTGTGGATAAATAACATTTCAGAATAAAGAAGGTTATAACCCAGAGGTAACAGCAGTGCTCTTTGGGGTGCTTTTAAACAATGTAATTTCTACCCATCCTAGGGAGCACCAACACACAGATATGTGCAATCATGGGAAAAGACATGGAAGTAAAACTTTCAGAGAGGAAATGAGAGAACAACACTGAGTATAGAATGGAATTTACCATTCCTTTACACCAATTCACAACAGTAATTTCCCAGCTTTTAACTGCTCTGCACCTCAGCCTCCATAACCTCCTTACTTGGTGCTTCCATCATCGTGAGTGGCCATCAGAAGGAGGGTCCCTTCTGGTGCATTCCTGACAAAATCCGTCATCTCACTTGAGTGGTCTGTGGAATCAGTCACACAGCTGGTTATTCATGGCACACACACCACACTCCTGTCCATGCACCCATGGTCACGAGCATTTTTAGGGAGTCAGGGAATCAACTTCCAGTGCCTCGGAACGTTCTGTTTCTCCTCACTAATAGGTGAGGAAACTTATTGTTCAAAGTTTAGGAAATGTGTTAAAAGCTATTCTTTAAGTAGATTATCTTTTCAGATATGTGGAAGGATGTTAAGAGACAGATTAGCAAATTTCCTATGATGATTTTATAGCTATGATGATTTTGTAACTAAACTAGTACAAGATACatcaggaaaaggaattttgctGAGTGAAGTATCTGGATGTAGTATCTGGTTAAGTGCTATTCCTACCacaatgaaataaagaaaaagacaaaacaaaaaaagggaaaagaacaagatagttaattttttaaaaatgatctcaaacagagagaaattcagcttttcaggCAAAATTTGTCATCATAGCTGGccagaatatattttatgaaGACAGCAGCTGTTTGTTTCAAGCTGATCCCTATTGATAATACAATCAAAGTCAAGCAGGAAAGAGGAGGATAATGATGTGAATATAAGTCTTTTATTAATGCTGAAACACTGACAAAAGCTCTATTACCCTCTTTTCCTTACCTCCTGTCcacatttcaaaaaattttGTCGATAtagcttttcctgttttatctgtaattaaaaaaaaaaaagtctaaatatGAGGAAACATTATTCAATCTGCAAACATAGCATTTTCAGCTAAAGCTAAGCATCTCTACTTTTGTGTATTATTTGGcttcttttgtttcagttcttAAATTGGAAGAAATACGAAATAGCACAAGTTTAAGATTTGGGgagaatatattttgtttcatgtAGTCTCCAAATCATCAAATGCAACTACAAAATTtgtattacttttattttaaagaaaaattctttttttggtgtgtgctTCCATGTTTTTATATCTAAATGCACTATCCTAGGTCACAACCATAGATAGGAAAACTGGTTAAGCCAAAGACTATTTGCATGAGCTTAATTCTGTGCAGTGTTTGAGATGTCCAACCCTTCATCCCATTTGAATGCCATAAGACACTTATTGAGAACAGTCATTATCTTGCCTAATTAATTAGTGGACATGTGAAAAAATACGTTTTACTACAGACTGGTGCAGGATAGTGGACAGATTTACCTGCTCCTATTTGCCATCATTTTTCTTGTGCATTCAAGATGAGTGTTTCTGCTCTTACTCTCAtttttaactcatttttatCTGTTATACCTACCCAGTAAAGATTTTATGATTattggaaaaaaaggcagtagttaactgggaaaaaatttGGAACAGATTCTTGTCCATGGTTAATTGAACCTTCAACAAAATCATGCAAGTTTAGAGAAAGCCAAGAGCTTAGCAATAGTGAGACAAAAAAATTGGAATATAAGTATTTTGTAATCAAAGCCTACTTGACTGTGCCTGTGAactccctttcttcctcttgccCACAAAATTTAGGGATTCATTCTTCCCTGGATCTGTTGTTGAATACACTGCACTTCATCACCATTCCCATTCATCTAAATCAAAATTTAGGATTTAGGTGCCTCCAAACCTGGAATAAAGTgcacctgctgctttccagtggCTTTTACTATAAGCAAAGACATGTAACGAcagtttaatattaattaaactTTGAGTTTGTCTTTCTGTACCCTGACCAAGTCTGGAAAAGGAATTTGTACCATGGCTACACCTTTAGGCAGTACTGCAACTCTCAGTTCCTGCTTCCTCCTTATCAGTGGAGCAGCAGATGTATTTTATCAAGGACTGAAGCTGAAAGTTgagttctgctgctggagatcACAGATATTCTTGCTGTGCTACAATTCTTTTGTCTAATAAAATACACTTATACCACTTCTGTGGacacattttctgttctgttttcctaTACTGATTATGaacatgtttcttttgtttacCCAGAAGACTGTTTTTATCacactgatttgtttttcttacattaATGTGAATTAAGTTTGCAGTATTTTCCCTTCCATACTagctattaaaaaaccccacaaaacaaaatatccaACCCCCCAAGAACATTGGTAATTTATTGCACTACAAAAGTATGTCTTTctctaacatttttttctcGTACTTACAATTCACAATGGCAATGTTTATACCACTTCCAGCATCATCATTCCCTTCACTTACAAGCCTGGAATTGAAATTAACACAATATCAGTAAAATACATCTGTTTGGCAGGGCTGGTGCAAAATTATGTTTACCAGTGCTAAGtaattttctgatatttatgttttcttcagttatttAATTCAAGAGTTTGTTGTAAACAAGAGCTTAAAAATCTTGCACAATGCATCAGTCAGTTTCCTTCAGTGACTCTTTCAAAATGAGccatataaagaaaatattccataCAAGTGCAGCCAGAaagataaaggagaaaaaaaaccccaaaaccaagaTAAAGTGGTTTTGTGGCTGTATGCTCTGTGGATTGTGTCTCCAGAAAAGGTCACTGCAAGGTTTTGAAGTTATTCCACCTGTCCAGTAAGAAAAGCCATGAAAGAACCTGACTTTCAGAAGGTGCTGAGCAATCAACCTTCTGTAAATCTGCTATCCTGCaccatgaaaattaaaaatcccactgaaagcTAACAGTTGTCTGCAGCTTATGTAGAGGAACAAAGAAAATCACTGGAgattaggttaaaaaaaaaaagatagaagaAGAAGAGTTAAATGTTGTCAGATAAATTCTGATGTTTTCTACCAGAATAGGAGCCCCTGGATGGAGCTCAGTTGCTGCTACTGaaccaaacccaaacacctTTCCTCACAGTACAAAGCACTTGCTTAGATGCCAACTTGGAGTGGTACTCACTGCTCATCCTCAAAACAAATTTTAGCCCTCCTCTGTTTGCCACCGCCGCTGAGGATGCGATAGGCAAAGTTCCCAGGCGGGCAGGGAGACCAGTGGTCACACTTCTGCCTTTtgggggctggggctgcaacagcaaagatgaaaaaatgttttactggATCCTGCATGAACAATTTCTACATGGGATCAACCCCCAAAAGTCAAGGTGCTAAACTCAAACATCTAAACACAGAATCCTGACAGTTCTCTGGGATCATGGCAACATTATCACAGGTTTGTTTGGGCTGAAGGTGATCACTGATTATCAAATAGATGTTGGGTCCAAGTGCAAGCTTATCCAGGGAAAAATGCCCCATATGGTAGGATTTGGTATGAATACAAGGTAATTGTTATCTGTTATTCCATCCACAAGGGCTACAAGGATAAAGGTTTCCTACCCACAGCTTGAAGTGAATAGTATCATTCTTATTTTAAGCCCTTTTTTTACACAGTAACTTAGTTGTAGAATGACAAAAATATACACGTAAGTCACCTGAGctaaaaaataatgagaatttAATCACAAAGTTTAGTTAGTGGTTCAACTGCTTATCATAAATATAAACTACATGTGATGGAAGATACAGCTTTGCACTTCTATGCCAGCAAACAGATACAGTGTTCTTATATCAGTGTTCAATTAATTACATTTACACACTGTCAGATACAGGCTGACATTGTGTTTCTTCAAAAACAGTGTCTAAGAAAAAGTTTAGCTTTGCTTTAATTAACTTTACAGTCAATTTTACTCTTACAATAGCACATAAGTAATTTCTTAGCTAACAAGCCATCTGTCATTTAGCACATAAATACACAATATCagatataagaaaaaaaagaggaaataaatacagctaCACACCCCTCAACACTGGtttctttcccatctcttgAAATACAGCAATAGATACTGTGTTTTGGGGTACATGAGCAGCAACAAAGTACCCCAAATACCAAGCAGCCAACGATGTCAACAGCAGTCCGAATAATCTCCAAACAGCTgtgaaggcaaaaataaaaaaaacaacaccccacagacataaaaatgttttcttagcaacaaaaaaaatcttgtaataTTTTCTGGATTGCTACCCAAACTGgctgttttctgtctgattCACTGTGCTAACCACAGCCTTCAGAGATGTGGCAAATAGAGTATTTGTGGCATTCCTATCTAGGACAACCCCTTTCATTTCTAAAACTTGATCTTCAAGCAGAAAATTCCCCCCAACATTCCCTTTAATCCACATCTATAATACCccaaagaaacaagaaattcaACTTAATCCTAGTAGGATTTTGACTCTGAAAAGTAAGTACCAGCTATTACAGAGGTGTTTTGCAGTTACTATTGATTTTTTGAGACAGGCAAACACTCCAGGAATAGTTTTAAATGCTGACCACACAGGGAATTCCCTGCACCCACCCTTGCAACACGCTGGGTTAAAACAGCAGAAGGCCCAAACAACCCCTTTCACACCATGAGCTCTGACTGCattcaaagaatcacagaataattgggattggaagggaccctcacAGTTAATCTATTTGACCTCCTTTCAATGAGCAGGGGAATCTTCAACTGcctcaggttgctcagagccctgtccagcctgaccttgggtatttccagtgatggggcagccaccacctccctggagaACCTGTGgcagtgttttaccacccttGTTGTGAAAAGCTCCCTCCTCATATTGAATATCTACTTTTCCTCAACACCAGAAGTGCTAACAGGCTTTCCTGATGAAATACACCACCTAATTTTATGATGCTAAACAAGGAAATATCACACTGCAGTAGTGGAACAGGCTGTTTGAGGCATGAGTCACTTCCTGATGTGTAAAGAAACGTGTCCTTGAAAACAAGGGTCTGTTaagtggagaaaaagaaaattattagtTTTATAGTCCTGAAAACTGAGTTTGACAGGACCAATGTCCAAAAATACCCAGTATGTTCACTTTGCTAGCCTTCTAGAAAATACTGTGTATTATCTAGTCTAAATCTTCCTTTTAACAGTTTACACTCATAAGatacttctttcctttccttcttggAACTGCCTTCTATAAACATTAAGATTTCTGCCCTACCCTTTCTCTAGAATAAGGCCAAATTTTTCACTTGTCCTTGTCAAGTCCTGTTTTGCTAGTTCTGCCACTTTCCTGTGAATTCTGCCCATCTGGTCTGCAtccaaattctgaaaaattctgcagaatGAACACACTGCTCCAACACAGACATTCCTGAGCCTTTGCTTCTGGTTATTCATGCCAGAAggaactttgatttttttttccataagagGAGACTTTACTGACTCAGGTTCTGTTGATAATCCACCGTAAAGATTGAACTTTCCCTCTTTAGCTACTCCCTATTTGTATTTGTCCACATGGTTATTCCTGCATTCTaccagctttaaaaataaaaagcccagAAAAACATTGCAGAACCATTTGCGTGACTGCAGGGAAATATTATGAGAAACTTGCTGTGTTTTCATCAAAGGATTGAGAAAGTAATATAATGCATTTTCAGATATTATAAATTTCCCTGTGTATTCCCCATGAGAAATCTCTCATTCCACCACGAGCAGTGGTGCAAACCCACTCTAAAATAATACTGAAGATTACTCTGACACTTCATTTGTGCAGTGATGTGAACACAAACACTGACTAAGTTCACATGCACAAatcaggaagctgctggaacCAAGCAGAATGACACCAAACTTTGCTCTTTCTGAACGTTCAAAAAAATTACCAGATTtatacacaaaatatatttaattcatAAAGGAGGCCAAGTCACAAGTTTCAAAGACAAAATCCAGGAAGAATGACGTGAAAGTGACAATTCTATTGAGAGATTTTAGTGACTGTTtttggggaggggatggggcGTGGTACATTGCAAAGATCTATGAGAGCACGAgtcagattttgttttgctcattCCATAGTTAGCTTGGCAGGTTTACCCTAACAGTGattttgcactgtttttcaTCCTTATTATGGAGCAACCCTGttgcaaaacagactcaacaGTGCAGCATTTTACCTAAATAGACGAGAAAGTACAAATGTCTAACTGCTGTTATGCCTGATGTTATTCCCTGGTGGCTGGGAAAACCATGGAACAGATCATCCTGAGTGTGATCACATGGCACAAACAGGACAACCAAGGGATCAGCAGCATCCAGCATGGATTTAGGAaaggcaagtcctgcctgaccaacctgatttccttttatgatcAGATGACCGCCCTGGAGGATACggggaaggctgtggatgtgtgtacctggacttcagcaaagccttggcagcatctcctggaaaagctgcagctcagggcttGGACAGGTGCCTGGGTTAAGAACTGTCTTAATGTCCAAGCCCAGAGAGTGCTGGCGAGTAGTGCCACACCCAGCTGGTGTCCAGTCACGAGTGGTGTCCCCCAGGATCACTTCTGGGGCCGTCAGGTTCAAtgtctttattgatgatctgggTGAGGGGTTTGAGGGCACattcagtcagtttgcagacaacatgaagttgggtgggagtgttgatctgctgtagggcaggaaggctctgcagagccatcTGGGCAGGCTGGATCGATGGACTGAGGTTTggatcaggaatagtgtggccacAGGACCAGGACCcacctgtgctgggcactggtggggccacacctcgaatcctgtgtccagttctgggccccttGCTACgagaaagacattgaggggctggagcatgtccagaacggagctgggaatggagcaccaggagcagctgagggagctgggaaaggtgctcaggaacagggacaggaggaaagggaacggcctcaggctgggccaggggaggctcaggctggacaccaggaagaatttcttcatggaaagggtggtcagacc
It includes:
- the FAM3B gene encoding protein FAM3B isoform X2; the encoded protein is MGKKPVLRAPAPKRQKCDHWSPCPPGNFAYRILSGGGKQRRAKICFEDEQLVSEGNDDAGSGINIAIVNYKTGKAISTKFFEMWTGDHSSEMTDFVRNAPEGTLLLMATHDDGSTKLKDDAKKLVEELGSTEIKNIKFRSSWVFIAAKGFKLPDNLQKEKINHSDQKKNRYNGWPAEIQIEGCIPRNLI
- the FAM3B gene encoding protein FAM3B isoform X1, with translation MKLIRHSVWRLFGLLLTSLAAWYLGYFVAAHVPQNTVSIAVFQEMGKKPVLRAPAPKRQKCDHWSPCPPGNFAYRILSGGGKQRRAKICFEDEQLVSEGNDDAGSGINIAIVNYKTGKAISTKFFEMWTGDHSSEMTDFVRNAPEGTLLLMATHDDGSTKLKDDAKKLVEELGSTEIKNIKFRSSWVFIAAKGFKLPDNLQKEKINHSDQKKNRYNGWPAEIQIEGCIPRNLI